A DNA window from Legionella sp. MW5194 contains the following coding sequences:
- the dctA gene encoding C4-dicarboxylate transporter DctA: protein MNYIKPLYVQVLLGILLGIILGFCLPDTASSLKPLSDAFIKLIKMLIAPIIFLSLVSGIAAMNNLETVGKVGGAALVYFIITTAFALVVGLLVGDLVQPGAGLNIDPATLDIKTAQPYLGKATTAATPSDFLLNIIPQTFLSAFVDGEILQVLLVAMLFAIGLILVGKEGTIVLDGVQVLARIFFKIIHLVMHLAPLAAFAAMAFTIGKYGLKPLLNMMGLLLCFYLTCLVFVVGILGLILKLYCQMSVFKLLAYIKTELLIVLGTSSSETVLPTLLEKLEKLGCKKSTVGLVLPLGYSFNLDGTAIYLTLAALFIAQATNIDLSVWQQLSLLAVMIVSSKGAAGVVGSGFIVLASSLAAVGHVPVAGIVLILGIDRFMSDGRALTNVIGNSISTLIIAKWQGTLDEKRAREVLDSVTLQKNIQVSTE, encoded by the coding sequence ATGAACTATATAAAACCATTATATGTGCAGGTCCTTCTTGGTATTCTTCTCGGCATCATCCTTGGCTTTTGCCTGCCGGATACCGCCTCCTCCCTTAAACCCTTATCCGATGCCTTTATTAAACTCATCAAAATGCTGATTGCACCTATCATTTTTTTATCGTTGGTGTCAGGCATTGCAGCGATGAATAACCTGGAAACGGTCGGCAAAGTCGGAGGGGCGGCGCTGGTGTATTTTATTATCACCACGGCGTTTGCCCTGGTGGTGGGACTACTCGTGGGCGATCTGGTGCAACCCGGCGCCGGGTTGAATATTGATCCAGCCACGCTGGATATTAAAACGGCGCAACCTTACCTTGGTAAAGCGACGACGGCGGCCACCCCAAGTGATTTTTTATTAAACATTATTCCTCAAACGTTCCTCAGTGCATTTGTCGATGGGGAAATTCTGCAGGTTTTGCTGGTAGCAATGCTGTTTGCCATTGGTTTAATCCTGGTGGGTAAAGAGGGAACCATCGTATTGGACGGCGTGCAGGTGCTTGCGCGGATTTTTTTTAAAATCATTCATCTGGTGATGCATCTGGCTCCCCTCGCCGCGTTTGCTGCCATGGCCTTTACCATCGGAAAATACGGTTTGAAACCCTTGCTGAACATGATGGGACTGCTGCTTTGTTTTTACTTGACCTGTCTGGTGTTTGTGGTCGGTATTTTAGGCCTCATTCTAAAGCTTTATTGTCAGATGAGTGTGTTTAAACTGTTAGCCTACATCAAAACCGAATTGTTAATCGTCCTTGGCACCTCGTCTTCTGAAACCGTCCTGCCTACACTTCTTGAAAAGCTGGAAAAATTGGGCTGCAAAAAATCAACCGTGGGTTTGGTTCTGCCTTTAGGGTATTCGTTTAATCTTGACGGAACGGCCATTTACCTGACGCTTGCCGCACTGTTTATCGCCCAGGCGACCAATATCGATTTAAGCGTTTGGCAGCAACTGTCGCTGCTTGCCGTGATGATTGTCAGTTCCAAAGGGGCGGCGGGGGTGGTTGGTAGTGGCTTTATCGTGTTAGCCAGCTCATTGGCGGCTGTCGGACACGTGCCGGTGGCTGGAATTGTCCTCATTCTGGGAATTGACCGTTTTATGTCCGATGGGCGTGCGCTGACCAATGTCATTGGCAACAGCATTTCCACCTTAATCATTGCCAAATGGCAGGGAACACTGGATGAAAAAAGGGCCCGGGAAGTCCTTGACAGCGTCACTTTGCAAAAGAATATTCAGGTCAGCACGGAATAA
- a CDS encoding spermidine synthase, whose product MHILFSLSLFASAVLLFVIQPMVAKMLLPVYGGTPAVWTVCMLFFQFLLLIAYGYAWVLSYFCGRHWRFVHAGVVAIALVFLPLTLIPTQAADAPDLGILRDLIGQLGLPLLVVAASAPLLQFAYSLSRGKQAHDPYFLYVASNVGSLSALLSYPWLIERWIGLKQQFVYWNYLFGAYCFLLAVILCLPYRQPVLNGHQPSTTVAWQTKALWIGYSFIPCSLMLGVTFYISTDIASTPLFWVIPLALYLLSFIITFAKKPMISRDWLVRNSLLFIIFPVIGFIFGANLLSAWQLIAFHLACFMMFALLCHGELVRLRPPADRLTSFYFCLALGGVLAGLFNGLLAPRLFNGAYEYPITFVFATLCIPLAISRRFTWMPFAFVFILTANYFLSAYPWYAWIRANRVVELGVLVVILLNSKEKINLFAGLAVLFLFLFSPWFKQLPALDLQRNFYGVKQVTFMSGVYALLSQSTVHGFQSPGSLSVSSGSMAYYAPVQPVLKALQAREPSLQTLLVGLGTGMLTCQFRPGDAVDIIDIDAQVIGIANDTRYFTYLRDCPPRISLSEGDGRRVLGQKADHQADLVIIDAFSSDAIPTHLLTREAFLLYQRKLHKEGVILVNISNRHLRLLPVLNGIGRSLDLIVLHALYPGDAKAGKFPAEWVLLTTNEPLARSLINRDGWRFVTENESTLWTDNYSNIVSLLKW is encoded by the coding sequence ATGCACATTCTTTTTTCTTTAAGCTTGTTTGCAAGTGCTGTCTTGCTTTTTGTTATCCAACCCATGGTGGCAAAAATGCTGCTTCCAGTGTATGGCGGTACGCCAGCCGTGTGGACTGTCTGCATGCTTTTTTTCCAATTTCTCTTGTTAATCGCCTATGGCTATGCCTGGGTTCTCAGTTATTTTTGCGGCAGGCACTGGCGGTTTGTGCATGCCGGTGTCGTGGCGATTGCCCTGGTTTTTCTGCCGCTGACTCTTATTCCCACCCAGGCCGCTGATGCGCCTGATCTTGGTATTCTGCGTGATTTGATTGGCCAACTGGGCTTGCCCCTGTTGGTGGTTGCGGCTTCTGCACCTCTTTTGCAGTTTGCCTACAGCTTAAGTCGCGGCAAACAGGCGCATGATCCCTATTTTTTATACGTGGCCAGCAACGTTGGCAGCCTGTCGGCGCTTTTAAGCTACCCTTGGCTGATTGAGCGATGGATTGGTCTGAAACAGCAATTCGTGTATTGGAATTATTTATTCGGGGCCTACTGCTTTCTATTGGCAGTTATTTTATGCCTGCCTTACCGCCAACCCGTATTGAATGGTCATCAGCCATCGACGACGGTTGCCTGGCAAACCAAGGCCTTATGGATAGGCTATAGCTTTATTCCCTGCAGCCTGATGCTGGGTGTTACTTTTTATATTTCGACCGACATTGCCTCCACGCCTTTATTCTGGGTCATTCCACTTGCCTTATACCTGCTCTCGTTTATCATCACGTTTGCCAAAAAACCCATGATTTCGCGGGATTGGCTGGTTCGCAACAGTTTGTTGTTTATTATTTTTCCAGTTATCGGGTTTATTTTTGGCGCTAACCTGTTATCCGCCTGGCAGTTGATTGCTTTTCATTTAGCCTGTTTTATGATGTTCGCGCTCTTGTGCCATGGTGAACTGGTGCGGCTGCGGCCACCGGCTGATCGCCTGACCAGCTTTTATTTCTGCCTGGCATTGGGCGGTGTGTTGGCGGGCCTGTTTAATGGTCTTTTAGCGCCGCGATTGTTCAACGGCGCCTACGAGTACCCCATTACATTTGTTTTTGCCACACTCTGCATTCCATTGGCAATCAGCCGGCGTTTTACCTGGATGCCCTTTGCCTTCGTTTTTATTCTGACGGCCAATTATTTTTTAAGTGCCTACCCCTGGTATGCCTGGATCCGGGCCAATCGAGTGGTGGAGCTGGGGGTGTTGGTGGTCATTCTTTTAAATAGTAAAGAAAAAATCAATTTGTTTGCAGGCCTCGCGGTGTTGTTTCTTTTTTTATTCAGCCCCTGGTTTAAACAGTTACCGGCGTTGGATTTGCAGCGTAATTTCTATGGGGTTAAGCAGGTGACGTTTATGTCAGGCGTCTATGCGCTGTTAAGCCAGAGTACCGTGCATGGTTTCCAGTCTCCCGGCTCCTTAAGCGTGAGCAGCGGTTCGATGGCTTACTATGCCCCGGTGCAGCCCGTGCTTAAGGCCCTGCAAGCCAGGGAACCGTCATTACAGACTCTTTTGGTTGGTCTTGGAACAGGCATGTTGACTTGCCAGTTCAGGCCTGGTGATGCAGTGGATATCATTGATATCGATGCACAGGTGATTGGCATTGCCAACGATACCCGTTATTTCACCTACTTAAGGGATTGTCCGCCCCGCATCTCGCTGAGCGAGGGGGATGGGCGTCGCGTCCTTGGGCAAAAAGCGGATCATCAGGCTGATTTAGTGATCATCGATGCCTTTTCATCCGATGCCATCCCGACTCATCTGCTGACTCGGGAAGCTTTTTTATTGTACCAGCGCAAGCTCCATAAAGAGGGAGTTATTCTGGTCAATATCAGCAATCGTCATTTAAGGCTGTTACCGGTATTAAACGGCATAGGCCGTTCGCTTGATTTAATTGTGCTGCATGCCCTTTACCCCGGGGACGCGAAAGCAGGAAAATTCCCTGCCGAATGGGTCTTGCTCACGACCAACGAACCGTTGGCCCGGTCTTTGATAAACCGGGACGGCTGGCGGTTTGTTACCGAAAACGAAAGCACCCTGTGGACAGACAATTATTCAAACATTGTGTCATTATTGAAATGGTGA
- a CDS encoding Dps family protein has protein sequence MSIAKELSIILADTYALYLKTQNYHWHVRGPQFKSLHGLFETQYTELAEAVDEVAERLLITGNKAPATFKEFESLKRIKDGDSSLDANQMVIELAQDHSTLVKDLNRALTLAQEQNDEGTATLLGDRIAAHEKAHWMLAASAER, from the coding sequence ATGAGTATAGCGAAAGAATTATCCATCATTTTAGCCGATACCTATGCCCTGTATCTGAAAACGCAAAATTATCACTGGCATGTGCGCGGCCCGCAATTTAAATCCCTGCATGGCCTGTTTGAAACGCAATACACCGAATTGGCGGAGGCCGTCGATGAAGTTGCTGAGCGATTATTAATAACCGGCAATAAAGCGCCGGCGACCTTTAAAGAGTTTGAAAGCTTAAAACGCATCAAGGACGGCGATTCAAGCCTGGATGCCAATCAAATGGTGATTGAATTGGCTCAAGATCACAGTACGCTGGTGAAAGACTTGAATCGCGCGCTAACCCTTGCCCAGGAGCAGAATGATGAGGGCACGGCGACGTTGCTTGGGGATCGTATCGCTGCGCATGAAAAAGCGCACTGGATGCTGGCCGCTTCAGCGGAGCGTTAA
- a CDS encoding Kdo hydroxylase family protein, which produces MVKPIFTVENPDLNQSDASTLAQALSALESGQVVFLPRCFYSSNEGLEQDLLSDTILDSKHKNVSFNYKTQALGAFNQQHINPDLSDRLTAFMRGYALFARELIETLFPSYRTHLLWGRTSYRPAEIEGRVYSKRKDDTRLHVDSFSASPVYGQRILRVFCNINPAGLPRLWHLGEPFPAVMARFSPRIPNYNYLIALILKGVKTTKTLRSAYDHYQLQLHDRMKRDDQYQQSVKKIRFDFPALSTWVVFTDQVSHAALSGQYLLEQTFYLPVSAMAKPELSPLKQWEAEKKRPLV; this is translated from the coding sequence ATGGTAAAACCGATTTTTACTGTTGAGAACCCGGATTTAAACCAGTCAGACGCCTCAACCCTGGCTCAAGCCCTGTCGGCTCTGGAATCCGGTCAGGTCGTTTTTCTGCCTCGCTGTTTTTACAGTTCCAATGAGGGCCTTGAGCAGGACTTGTTATCCGACACCATCCTTGACAGTAAGCATAAAAATGTCAGCTTTAATTATAAAACCCAGGCATTGGGCGCCTTCAATCAGCAGCATATTAACCCGGACCTCTCGGACCGGCTGACCGCTTTTATGCGCGGTTATGCCTTGTTTGCGAGGGAGTTGATAGAAACCTTGTTCCCTTCCTACCGTACACATCTGCTGTGGGGGAGAACAAGTTATCGCCCGGCGGAAATTGAAGGCCGGGTTTACAGTAAACGCAAGGATGATACCCGCCTGCATGTCGACTCTTTCTCCGCTTCACCCGTCTACGGGCAGCGTATTTTGCGGGTCTTTTGCAACATCAATCCCGCCGGTCTGCCACGTCTCTGGCACCTTGGTGAACCGTTTCCTGCGGTCATGGCGCGTTTTTCACCACGCATCCCCAATTACAACTACCTGATAGCGCTGATCCTGAAAGGGGTAAAAACCACTAAAACCCTGCGCTCTGCTTATGATCATTATCAATTGCAATTGCATGATCGCATGAAACGCGATGATCAATACCAGCAAAGTGTGAAAAAAATACGCTTTGATTTCCCAGCCTTAAGTACCTGGGTTGTGTTTACCGATCAGGTGTCTCATGCCGCATTAAGTGGGCAATACCTTCTGGAGCAGACCTTTTATTTACCCGTTTCGGCCATGGCCAAACCGGAATTGTCACCGCTCAAACAGTGGGAGGCAGAGAAAAAAAGGCCATTGGTGTAA
- the groL gene encoding chaperonin GroEL (60 kDa chaperone family; promotes refolding of misfolded polypeptides especially under stressful conditions; forms two stacked rings of heptamers to form a barrel-shaped 14mer; ends can be capped by GroES; misfolded proteins enter the barrel where they are refolded when GroES binds), with protein sequence MAKELRFGDSARQEMLAGVNALADAVQVTMGPRGRNVVLEKSFGAPTVTKDGVSVAKEIELESRFRNMGAQMVKEVASKTSDTAGDGTTTATVLARAILVEGHKAVAAGMNPMDLKRGIDKAVIAITKELQSMSKPCKDGKAIAQVGTISANSDEAIGSIIAEAMEKVGKEGVITVEDGNSLENELSVVEGMQFDRGYISPYFINNQQNMSAELEHPFILLVDKKISSIRDMLSVLEGVAKSGRPLLIIAEDVEGEALATLVVNNMRGIVKVCAVKAPGFGDRRKAMLQDIAILTNGQVISEEVGKNLEGASLDDLGTAKRVVVTKETTTIIDGEGKEKDINERIAQIRAQMEETTSDYDREKLQERVAKLAGGVAVIKVGAATEVEMKEKKARVEDALHATRAAVEEGIVAGGGVALIRAQKALDNLKGDNADQEMGINILRRAIESPLRQIVANAGYESSVIVNKVAENKGNFGFNAATGQYGDMVEMGILDPTKVTRTALQNASSVASLMLTTECMVAELPKKEESAGAGDMGGMGGMGGMGMM encoded by the coding sequence ATGGCTAAAGAATTACGTTTTGGCGACAGTGCTCGCCAGGAAATGCTCGCTGGTGTCAATGCTCTGGCAGACGCCGTACAAGTCACCATGGGTCCTCGCGGCCGTAATGTGGTCCTTGAAAAATCATTTGGCGCTCCCACTGTCACGAAAGACGGTGTTTCCGTTGCTAAAGAAATCGAACTGGAATCCCGTTTCAGAAACATGGGTGCCCAGATGGTTAAAGAAGTGGCTTCCAAAACGTCTGATACGGCAGGGGATGGTACAACCACAGCCACTGTACTGGCTCGTGCTATTCTGGTTGAAGGCCACAAAGCCGTTGCTGCCGGCATGAACCCCATGGATTTAAAGCGCGGTATCGACAAGGCGGTGATTGCCATCACTAAAGAATTGCAATCCATGTCCAAGCCCTGCAAAGACGGTAAAGCGATTGCTCAGGTTGGTACTATTTCTGCCAACTCCGATGAAGCAATCGGTTCCATCATTGCTGAAGCCATGGAAAAAGTGGGTAAAGAAGGTGTTATCACTGTCGAAGACGGTAACAGCCTGGAGAACGAACTGTCTGTGGTTGAAGGGATGCAATTTGACCGCGGTTACATTTCTCCTTACTTCATCAACAACCAGCAAAACATGAGTGCTGAGCTTGAGCACCCATTCATCCTCCTGGTTGACAAGAAAATTTCAAGCATTCGCGACATGCTGTCTGTTCTGGAAGGCGTTGCCAAATCCGGCCGTCCATTACTGATCATTGCAGAAGACGTTGAAGGCGAAGCCCTGGCTACTCTGGTTGTCAACAACATGCGCGGTATTGTCAAAGTCTGTGCGGTTAAAGCCCCTGGTTTTGGCGACCGACGTAAAGCCATGCTTCAGGATATTGCTATTCTGACTAATGGCCAGGTTATTTCTGAAGAAGTGGGCAAGAACCTTGAAGGCGCTTCTTTAGACGATCTGGGTACTGCGAAACGCGTTGTAGTGACCAAAGAAACCACGACAATCATTGATGGCGAAGGCAAAGAAAAAGACATCAACGAGCGCATTGCTCAAATCCGTGCGCAAATGGAAGAGACCACCTCTGACTACGATCGTGAAAAACTGCAAGAGCGCGTAGCCAAACTGGCTGGCGGTGTTGCTGTGATCAAAGTCGGTGCTGCCACTGAAGTTGAAATGAAAGAGAAGAAAGCCCGCGTTGAAGATGCTCTGCATGCAACCCGTGCGGCTGTTGAAGAAGGTATCGTTGCCGGTGGTGGTGTTGCCTTAATCCGTGCTCAAAAAGCCCTGGATAATCTCAAAGGCGATAATGCCGATCAGGAAATGGGTATCAACATCCTGCGTCGCGCCATCGAATCACCTCTGCGACAAATTGTTGCCAACGCCGGTTACGAGTCTTCTGTTATTGTCAACAAAGTCGCAGAAAACAAAGGCAACTTTGGTTTCAACGCAGCCACTGGTCAATACGGCGACATGGTTGAAATGGGTATTCTTGATCCAACCAAAGTAACCCGTACAGCACTGCAAAATGCATCGTCTGTTGCGAGCCTGATGCTCACTACCGAGTGCATGGTGGCTGAACTGCCTAAGAAAGAAGAAAGCGCTGGTGCCGGCGACATGGGCGGCATGGGCGGTATGGGTGGCATGGGCATGATGTAA
- the groES gene encoding co-chaperone GroES, translated as MKIRPLHDRVVVRRMEEEKTSAGGILIPDSATEKPMRGEVIAVGAGKVLDNGDVRALAVKVGDTVLFGKYSGTEVKVAGQELVVMREDDIMGVIEK; from the coding sequence ATGAAAATTCGTCCGTTACACGATCGTGTTGTTGTCCGTCGCATGGAAGAAGAAAAAACCTCAGCCGGCGGAATTTTAATTCCAGACAGCGCCACTGAAAAACCCATGCGCGGTGAAGTCATTGCCGTCGGTGCTGGTAAAGTGTTAGACAACGGTGATGTTCGTGCCCTGGCTGTTAAAGTCGGCGATACGGTTTTATTTGGTAAATATTCTGGTACTGAAGTGAAAGTAGCGGGTCAGGAATTGGTTGTGATGCGTGAAGACGACATCATGGGTGTGATTGAAAAGTAA
- the dsbD gene encoding protein-disulfide reductase DsbD codes for MKKWALFLALVLAFLSGHATPPPAAEVFRVSVKTVDPNTFAVTWQIEPGYFLYADRIKLDESPDSNGHIGTLRFPEALSKTDKQGHTYRIYRDTITLPVAILGKEAGESLLTLHYQGCADDGFCYPPETQAIKLTIDQHLALVSSTLESDVTTAEPPSLKPDETQGLFDNAHWTMIILSFFSFGLLLSFTPCVLPMVPVLSGIIVGHSGSMTTRKAFLLSLSYVLSMAVTYAAVGAVVAVLGSNLQIAMQAPPVILLFSLVFVLLALSMFGFFELKLPVSWQAALAKVSRNQSSGHYLGAAIMGCLSTLILSPCVTAPLIGALGYIAHTGNVSLGSLALFFLGLGMGTPLLVIGTSAGKWLPKAGNWMNAVKSFLGVMLLAVAIYLLSRIIPAAVSMSLWAALLVFCGVFIGAFLPAKTKTAQFHKALGILLLVYGLLILIGASMGETNPLQPLARFHMTTASPAASPVTLVKNINDVELAVSKAQGKPVMIDFYADWCASCKIMENTTFKDPAITSKLKQFIILKADVTANNQADQLLMKKFGVVAPPTFVFFNPHGKELTDLQLVGEQSPQRFLQQLQQITTSTN; via the coding sequence ATGAAGAAGTGGGCTTTGTTTCTGGCTCTGGTCTTGGCCTTTTTAAGCGGCCACGCCACCCCTCCCCCGGCTGCGGAGGTGTTTAGGGTTTCCGTAAAAACCGTCGATCCCAATACGTTTGCCGTCACCTGGCAGATAGAGCCCGGTTACTTTCTTTACGCCGATCGCATCAAACTCGACGAAAGCCCGGACAGCAATGGTCATATCGGCACGCTGCGTTTTCCAGAGGCCTTGAGTAAAACCGACAAACAGGGACACACCTACCGCATTTACCGCGACACAATCACTTTACCCGTCGCTATTCTCGGCAAGGAAGCAGGAGAATCGCTGCTAACCCTTCATTACCAGGGCTGTGCCGATGACGGGTTCTGTTATCCACCGGAAACACAGGCAATCAAATTAACCATTGATCAACACCTGGCGCTGGTAAGTAGCACCCTGGAATCAGACGTTACAACGGCAGAGCCGCCATCCTTAAAGCCCGATGAGACGCAGGGATTGTTTGACAATGCCCATTGGACCATGATTATCCTAAGTTTTTTCAGTTTTGGCTTATTGCTTTCGTTTACCCCTTGCGTATTACCCATGGTGCCGGTTCTTTCAGGAATTATTGTCGGCCACAGCGGTTCCATGACCACGCGCAAAGCGTTTCTGCTGTCCTTAAGTTATGTCTTAAGCATGGCGGTAACCTATGCCGCTGTGGGCGCCGTTGTCGCTGTTTTAGGCAGCAATCTGCAGATTGCCATGCAGGCGCCACCCGTTATTCTTCTGTTCAGTCTGGTGTTTGTGCTTTTAGCCCTGTCCATGTTTGGCTTTTTTGAATTAAAACTGCCGGTAAGCTGGCAAGCGGCGCTGGCTAAAGTCAGCCGCAATCAGAGCAGTGGCCATTACCTGGGAGCGGCCATCATGGGCTGCCTGTCCACGCTTATCCTTTCACCCTGCGTCACGGCCCCTCTGATTGGTGCACTGGGTTACATTGCCCACACCGGCAATGTCAGCTTAGGCAGTTTGGCCTTGTTTTTCCTGGGCCTTGGCATGGGAACCCCGTTACTGGTTATCGGCACCTCCGCCGGTAAGTGGCTTCCCAAAGCCGGCAACTGGATGAATGCCGTCAAATCTTTTTTGGGCGTCATGCTGCTCGCTGTCGCCATTTATCTGCTAAGCCGCATTATCCCGGCTGCCGTCAGCATGAGCCTTTGGGCGGCGCTGCTGGTATTCTGCGGTGTCTTCATCGGTGCCTTTCTTCCGGCTAAAACCAAAACGGCGCAATTTCATAAAGCGTTGGGGATCTTACTTTTGGTTTACGGCCTGCTGATTTTAATCGGCGCGAGCATGGGTGAAACAAACCCCCTGCAGCCCCTGGCACGCTTTCACATGACGACAGCCAGTCCTGCCGCCTCCCCCGTCACCCTGGTTAAAAACATCAATGACGTCGAGTTGGCGGTGAGCAAGGCGCAGGGCAAACCGGTCATGATTGATTTCTATGCGGATTGGTGTGCCTCCTGCAAAATCATGGAAAACACCACCTTCAAGGATCCGGCGATTACCAGTAAACTCAAACAATTCATCATTTTAAAAGCCGATGTGACCGCCAACAACCAGGCTGATCAATTGCTGATGAAAAAATTTGGCGTGGTAGCCCCGCCTACCTTTGTCTTTTTCAACCCTCACGGGAAAGAATTAACAGACCTGCAATTGGTTGGCGAACAATCACCGCAACGTTTTTTACAGCAATTGCAACAGATCACGACAAGCACCAATTAG
- the rimO gene encoding 30S ribosomal protein S12 methylthiotransferase RimO — MNHRVGFVSLGCPKALVDSERIITQLRAQGYDLVSTYEDAGVVVVNTCGFIDAAVTESLDTIKEAMAENGRVIVTGCLGAKADLIREACPDVLHISGAHAYEDVVRAVHRHLPPPADPFTQLVPPQGIKLTPRHYAYLKISEGCNQKCTFCIIPTMRGKLQSYPLAQVLSEAKRLKDAGVQELLVISQDTSAYGVDTRYQDIEWQGQTVQTRFYDLCQQLGELGLWVRLHYVYPYPHVDDIIPLMRDGLILPYLDIPLQHASTRVLKAMKRPASSENTLARIKKWREICPDLTLRSTFIVGFPGETEDEFEELLDFLKEARLDRVGCFQYSPVEGAKANQLPNPIADEIKEERYHRFMQVQAEISREKLAAKIGTCQTVLIDSIDDDQIIARSKSDAPEIDGLVYLPFDESIQVGSLVDVTIVDSDDYDLYAELN, encoded by the coding sequence ATGAATCATCGCGTGGGTTTTGTTAGTCTGGGTTGTCCAAAAGCCTTAGTGGACTCTGAGCGTATCATCACCCAGCTGCGGGCCCAGGGCTATGATCTGGTTTCCACTTACGAAGACGCGGGTGTTGTGGTCGTCAATACCTGTGGCTTTATCGATGCTGCCGTAACGGAATCGCTGGATACCATTAAAGAAGCCATGGCTGAAAATGGTCGGGTAATTGTCACAGGCTGCCTGGGCGCCAAAGCGGATTTAATTCGTGAAGCCTGCCCCGATGTGCTTCACATCAGCGGCGCTCATGCTTATGAAGACGTGGTGCGTGCTGTCCATCGTCACTTGCCCCCACCCGCGGATCCCTTTACCCAATTGGTGCCTCCGCAAGGCATTAAATTAACCCCGCGTCATTACGCCTATTTAAAAATTTCAGAAGGCTGCAATCAGAAATGCACTTTCTGCATCATCCCGACCATGCGCGGCAAATTGCAAAGCTACCCCCTGGCTCAGGTTTTATCCGAAGCCAAACGCCTCAAAGACGCCGGCGTTCAGGAGTTGCTGGTGATTTCGCAAGACACCAGCGCTTATGGCGTCGATACCCGTTACCAGGACATCGAATGGCAGGGCCAAACGGTGCAGACCCGTTTTTATGATCTGTGCCAGCAATTGGGTGAGCTGGGGTTGTGGGTTCGCCTGCATTATGTTTACCCTTACCCCCACGTCGATGACATCATTCCCCTGATGCGTGACGGGCTGATTCTCCCTTACCTCGATATCCCCTTGCAGCATGCCAGCACGCGCGTGTTAAAAGCCATGAAGCGCCCGGCCAGCAGCGAAAACACCTTAGCCCGCATTAAAAAATGGCGGGAAATTTGCCCGGACCTTACGCTGCGATCCACCTTCATTGTTGGTTTCCCGGGTGAAACAGAGGACGAATTCGAGGAGCTGCTTGATTTTCTTAAAGAGGCACGGCTGGATCGCGTCGGCTGTTTCCAGTACTCTCCCGTTGAAGGCGCAAAGGCCAATCAGTTGCCTAATCCAATAGCCGATGAGATTAAAGAAGAACGTTATCACCGCTTCATGCAGGTACAAGCTGAAATCAGCCGTGAAAAACTGGCCGCCAAAATTGGCACTTGCCAGACCGTCCTTATCGACAGCATCGACGACGATCAAATCATCGCCCGCAGCAAAAGCGATGCGCCTGAAATTGATGGCCTTGTTTACCTGCCCTTTGATGAATCCATTCAAGTCGGAAGCCTTGTCGATGTCACCATTGTTGACAGTGACGATTATGATTTGTATGCCGAATTGAATTAA